The genomic window GTGAATAATAAATTAGAATTTTTATATTTATAAGTGGATACATAAAAACCGCATCGCGGTTTCATATTTGTAGCCCGGGGTATCAAATCCCCGAAGGGGATGCAGACACCCCGGGTTAGGGATCCCCCACAATTCAGAGCCCTGTAGGGGCGGCATATTAAGAATGGTTGTTAATTCATAGAAAGTTGAACAAATATGAATTTTTTCAAACATGAGTCGGCATACATAGATGAACCCTCCGAAATTGGAGAGGGAACAAAGATCTGGCATTTTTCTCATGTTCAGAAAAACGCTAAAATTGGAAAAAATTGTGTTTTGGGCCAGAATGTGAACGTTGCCAATAATGTTACCATTGGCGACTACTGCAAGATACAGAATAACGTATCTATATACGAAGGTGTAACCCTCGAAGATTACGTCTTCTGCGGACCATCAATGGTCTTCACCAACGTTCTCGACCCGAAATGTAAATATCCCCAGGTCGGCGCAGAATTTTACAAACCGACACTGGTAAAAGAAGGCGCCTCCATAGGAGCCAACGCAACCATAGTATGCGGCCACACACTCGGCCGCCACTGCATGATCGGTGCCGGAGCCGTAGTAACCAAAGACGTCCCCGATTACGCTCTTGTAGTAGGCAACCCGGGAAAGATAATCGGCTGGGTAAGTGAAGCCGGCAAAAAACTGGAATTTAACAAGGATAACCTCGCCCGCTGCGAAAAATCAGGCAAGACATACAAATTTGAAAAAAATAAAGTTATAGAAATTTAAACAGTACAGAGTCTACGAGGAGTCCGGGGGGGAATTTTTGTAACCGCACATCCCGCTAAACGCCAATAAATTTTAACTCATTTCCCAGGGGGAAAAACACCGGATAAATCATTCACTGAAATCCGGTGCTTGAATATTCCCATCCGGTTTATTTAATACACAAAAAAAATAACAAAAAGAAAGAAAACCTATGTTTTTTTTAAGATTAATCCGGGAATCATGGGAAAGAGTCGTTAAAAGAATAGAGTATATCCGGACGTATATAGTATTAAAAAGAAACAGGGTGGAAATAGGGAAAGAAAGCATTAAAAACATAAACGGTGTACCGTTTATTGTAAACTGCGGAACCTGTGTAATTGGCGATAGAGTAACATTAAACAGTAAATATTCAGCAAATGCCATAGGCGGCCAGACATTCCTTTCAATTGTTGTTAAAGAAAACGCAAAATTAGTTATAGATGACGATTCAGGTATATCAAATTCAGCAATCTACTGCGCTCAGGAAATACAGATAGGTAAAAAAGTATCCATCGGAGGGGATTGCAAGATATACGATACCGATTTTCATTCAATTCACCTGAGTGAAAGAAATACAAATGTTAAAAGCTCCCCGGTTATAATAAAAGATGGTGTATTTATTGGGACGGGAGCTATAATACTGAAAGGAGTAACCATTGGAACCGAAAGTGTAATAGGAGCCGGTTCCGTAGTTACAAAGAATATTCCTGACTATGAAGTCTGGGCCGGCAATCCGGCTAAATTTATTAAAAAACTAAAAAGCTAGATATTTTATCCTTATCCTTGGATCCAAAACATTTATTAGCTTTTGTCGAACAATTTTAAAAGAAGTTTAGGTCACTTTTCCGTCCCTCCCGTATGAAAAATTTAGTCATTTAATTCAGAAATAAAAATCTTTATTCTTGCCACGGTCATTTCTGAATTTTTCATCCTGAATTTTTCCCCCTGTGATTGACGGGGCGGAGCTATGCTAAAATAAGAATTAGTAAGTAACTTATTAATTAGTCCAGTTTCATTTGCTGAACTTGTATTTAATATAAAAATTATACTACAAAAATAATTATTTCCGGAGTAACAATGCAGCTCTTAGAAAAAGTTAATAACAAATCCGCAGTTGTCGGTATTATAGGCCTTGGTTATGTGGGGCTACCATTAGGACTTGAATTTGCCCTTAAAGGATTCAAGGTAATAGGCTTTGATCTAGACCCCCGCAAACCAGAATTTCTTTCCCAAAAGAAATCTTACATTAAGCATATAAGTGAAGTGAAAATAGCCAAAGCAGTTGACAGCGGAAAATTCTCTGCAACAACGGATTTTTCTAGACTTCCGGAAGCTGATGCTATAATTATCTGCGTTCCTACTCCATTGGATGAACACCGCGAGCCTGATATGACTTATATTGTTAACTCGTCAAAAATGATCCAGCAGTATTTAAGGAAGGGTCAGTTTGTTTCTTTAGAATCGACTACCTATCCTGGCACAACTGATGAAATTCTTCTCCCAATGTTCGAAGAGGCTCCAATAGTCCAGGGAAAGACTGACGCTAAGAAGTTAGTTGTTGGTGAGGATTTTTACTTAGCCTTCAGCCCTGAACGTGAAGACCCAAATAATCCCGATTACTCAACTGCCACAATACCTAAAGTTGTCGGTGGTACTACACCAAAGTGCCTTGAGATAGCAAAAGCGCTTTATGGAAATGTTATTGTAAAAGTAGTTCCGGTAAGCTCAACCGCTGCAGCTGAAGCAACAAAAATACTGGAAAATGTTTACCGTGCAATCAACATTGCCCTTGTAAATGAGCTTAAGATGGTATTTGACAGGATGGGTATTGACGTATGGGAGGTAATTGAGGCAGCAAAGACAAAGCCCTTCGGCTTCAACGCATTCTACCCTGGTCCTGGACTTGGTGGCCACTGTATCCCCATAGATCCATTCTATCTTACATGGAAAGCACGTGAATACGATATAAATACAAAATTCATAGAACTGGCCGGAGAAGTAAATACATACCAGCCCTATTATGTAGTTGAAAGAACACGTGAAGCACTCGACTGCAAGCGCAAGCCATTAAATGGTGCAAAAGTCCTGATACTAGGGGCTGCATACAAGAAAGATATTGATGATATGAGGGAATCTCCTTCCCTTAAACTTATTGAAATATTCCGTGAAAAGGGAGCTGAGGTCAGTTATAATGATCCTTATGTACCAAAACTTCCTAAAACACGAAAATATGAATTCCAAATGGATTCAGTTGAGCTCACAGCTGAAAATCTGGGAAGCTTTGATGCCGTGGTCTTAAGCACAGATCATACAAATTATGATTATAAGTTCATTGCCGAGAATGCAAAAATTGTAGTAGACTCCCGTAATGCTTTTGCAAAGAACGGCGTTAAAAAAGAAAATATTTATAAAGCTTAAAAAAACAAATCGTGCTGAGGATAAAAGCTCAGCTGATTCTATGAGTGAGAGGAAACATGAATTATTTTAAACATGAATCGGCATATGTAGATGAGCCTTCCGAAATAGGGGAAGGAACAAAAATATGGCACTTCTGCCATGTTCAAAAAAATACTAAAATCGGCAAAAATTGTGTGTTTGGTCAGAATGTTAATGTTGCAAACAATGTTACAATAGGAAATTTTTGTAAAATACAGAATAACGTATCCATATATGAAGGCGTAACCCTGGAAGATTATGTGTTCTGTGGACCTTCTATGGTATTTACCAACATTCTGGATCCAAAATGCAAGTACCCACAGGTCGGAGCTGAATATTACGTACATACATTAGTAAAGGAAGGTGCTTCAATTGGAGCTAATGCTACAATAGTATGTGGACATACAATAGGAAAACATGCTCTTATCGGAGCTGGTGCTGTTGTAACAAAAGATGTCCCCAATTATGCTTTGATTATAGGCAATCCAGGGAAAGTAGTAGGATGGGTTAGTGAAGCGGGTAAAAAATTACAGTTCGATAAGGATGGATTTGCTTATTGTGAAAAATCCTGTAAAACCTACAAAATCGAAAATGGAAAAGTCCAAGAGATATAAAATTGTATATTAAATTTCTAGAAGAGACTAAAATAATTAAATCTAAATAATCTCCAAGTAATTATATGAAAAAAGCTCTCATCACCGGAATTACAGGCCAGGATGGTTCATATTTAACCGAAATTCTTTTGGAAAAAGGTTATGAAGTTCATGGAATAGTAAGAAGAAGCAGTTCAATTAATACTGGAAGGATTGATCATCTTTATAATAATCCGGAAATAAGAAATGAAAGATTATTTCTTCATTATGGTGATGTAGTAGATACAAGTAATCTTAACAGGATTCTTGAAAAGATTTGTCCCAATGAAATTTATAATCTTGCGGCTCAGAGTCATGTTAAAGTCTCTTTTGAAGTCCCAGATTATACTGCTCAGGTTGACGCTCTCGGAACTCTTAGATTTCTTGATGCCATTAGGGAAGTTGGAATTGGAAGGGAAACTAAATTTTACCAGGCATCAACAAGCGAGCTCTTTGGTAAAGTACAGGAAGTCCCCCAAACTGAGAATACTCCATTTTATCCCCGTTCACCTTATGGTGTAGCAAAACTTTACGGCTACTGGATAATTGTTAATTATCGTGAAGCCTATAATCTTTTTGCATGTAACGGAATTCTTTTTAATCACGAATCCCCTAGACGAGGCGAAACATTTGTTACACGCAAAATAACAATGGCAGCTGCAAAGATCGCGTTAGGACTGCAAGATAGGTTAGTTCTTGGTAACCTAAATTCCAAACGTGACTGGGGCTTTGCTCCTGAGTACTGTGAGGGAATGTGGAGAATTCTTCAGCATGAAATTCCAGAAGACTTTGTTCTTGCTACAGGTGAAACTCACACAGTCCGTGAGTTTACAGAACTTACCTTCAAAGAGCTGGGAATTGAGTTAGAGTGGTGTGGCGAAGAAGAAAACGAAAAGGGTATAATTAGAAGATTTGATCCAACTTTCATCGCTTCCTTTCAAAATGAAAACTTTAGAACTGGACATTTGAAGCCGGGTTCTTGTGTTGTAGAGGTTTCTTCCTCATATTACCGCCCCACAGAAGTAGAACTGCTTATTGGCAATGCTTCAAAAGCAAAAGAAAGTCTCGGCTGGAGTCCTAAAACCAAATTTGAGGAGCTCGTAAATATTATGATCAAATCAGATTTATATAAAAATATAAAAAATTAAAATAGGTATAAATGCTTATGCAAGTCCCATTATTAGATCTTAAGGCGCAATATAATGCATTAAAGCGGGAACTCGATTCTGCAATGCTTCGTGTTGCTGAATCACAGCACTTTATTCTCGGTCCTGAAGTTGACAACTTTGAAAAAGCCATGTGCGAATATATTGGATGCAGATATGCATATGGCGTTTCTTCCGGAACAGATGCTCTCCTTCTTGCTCTTATGGCTCTCGAAATTAAAGCAGGTGATGAGGTGATTGTTCCAACATATTCATTCTTTGCTACCGCCGGTGTAGTCGCTCGTCTTAGCGCAGTCCCCGTGTTTGTAGATTGCGATCCTGTTACCTTTAACATTGCCACTGAAAAAATCGAGGAAAAGATCACCTCAAAGACAAAAGTAATTATACCTGTTCATCTGTACGGACAGAGTGCCGAAATGGAAAAAATAATGAAAATTGCTGACAGATACGGATTAAAAGTGGTTGAAGACGGCGCTCAGGCAATTGGAGCTGAATATAAGGATGGCAGTAAAGTAGGTACAATCGGTCATATTGGCTGTTTCTCTTTCTTCCCAAGCAAAAACCTGGGTTGCTTTGGTGATGGAGGACTAGTAACAACAAATGATAATTTAATTGCTGAAAGGCTTCACATCATGCGCGTACATGGTGCGAAACCGAAGTATTATCACAAAGTAATAGGTGGAAATTTTAGAATAGATGCAATTCAAGCTGCCGTTCTAAATGTAAAATTACCATATCTTAATTTATGGTCCGCCAAAAGAAGACAGAACGCTGAGCTTTATACAAGATTATTTGTGAAATCAGGGCTCGCATCAGAAGAGGGCAAGATCTCTTTCGATAATTGCGATAAAGTTCTGTTGCCAAGTCCGGTTTATAAGAATTCTTCATTAAAGAATTACCATATATATAATCAATATATTATAAGGGTTGAAAATCGTGATGGTCTTCAGGCATTCCTCAAAGAAAAAGGAATTGGTAATGAAGTTTATTATCCGGTACCGTTTCACCGCCAGGAGTGCTTCTCGAAACTAAACAATGAGGATTCTTTATATCCAAACGCTAACTTTTCGGCTGAACATTCTCTTGCTCTGCCCATTTATCCGGAACTTTCTAATGAGCAAATTACATATGTTGTTGAAACAATAAAAGAATTTATACACTTATAAAGCGGAATTTTATTCTGCTTTTCTTTAATAAACTTTCAAAATAATTTTTACAAAGCTATGAAAAATTTTGCAATTACCGGTATTGCCGGCTATATAGCTCCACGTCACCTTCAGGCAATTAAGGATACAGGGAATAAACTTATTGCCGCAGTTGATCCGCACGATTCAGTAGGTATACTTGATAGATTCTTCCCAAATGTAAGTTTCTTCACTGAATTCGAAAGATTTGATCGTCATATTGAGAGACTTCGGAGAACAGACGGTGGAGAGGAAGTCAATTATGTAAGTATCTGCTCTCCAAACAATCTACATGATGCGCATATTAGGTTTGCCCTTAGGGTTGGCGCAGATGCTATCTGTGAAAAACCTCTTGTCCTTAATCCCTGGAACTTGGATGCTCTTCAGGAACTGGAAAGTGAAAGTGGAAAACGAGTCTATAATATTCTTCAGCTTAGGGTTCATCCATCTCTGGCAGCATTAAAGAAAAAAACAGAATCCGAAGTTCAAAATTCGAAGAAACATGAAGTAGTTTTAACTTATATTACTTCACGCGGACCATGGTACAATTACTCATGGAAAGGTGATACAAGTAAATCTGGCGGTGTGGCCACAAATATTGGAGTTCATTTCTTTGACTTGTTGATTTGGTTATTTGGAAGTGTCGACAAAAATGAAGTATATATAGCAGAGCCAAACAAAATGAGTGGTTTTCTGGAACTTAAGAATGCAAATGTCCGA from Ignavibacteria bacterium includes these protein-coding regions:
- a CDS encoding Gfo/Idh/MocA family oxidoreductase; its protein translation is MKNFAITGIAGYIAPRHLQAIKDTGNKLIAAVDPHDSVGILDRFFPNVSFFTEFERFDRHIERLRRTDGGEEVNYVSICSPNNLHDAHIRFALRVGADAICEKPLVLNPWNLDALQELESESGKRVYNILQLRVHPSLAALKKKTESEVQNSKKHEVVLTYITSRGPWYNYSWKGDTSKSGGVATNIGVHFFDLLIWLFGSVDKNEVYIAEPNKMSGFLELKNANVRWYLSIDRNDLPEEAFNKGRSTHRSITVDDSEIEFTEGFTDLHTRIYEEILKGKGFGIDDARAAIETVYNIRNAKVLEGTEYLHPYILNKKEY
- a CDS encoding acyltransferase, coding for MFFLRLIRESWERVVKRIEYIRTYIVLKRNRVEIGKESIKNINGVPFIVNCGTCVIGDRVTLNSKYSANAIGGQTFLSIVVKENAKLVIDDDSGISNSAIYCAQEIQIGKKVSIGGDCKIYDTDFHSIHLSERNTNVKSSPVIIKDGVFIGTGAIILKGVTIGTESVIGAGSVVTKNIPDYEVWAGNPAKFIKKLKS
- a CDS encoding nucleotide sugar dehydrogenase encodes the protein MQLLEKVNNKSAVVGIIGLGYVGLPLGLEFALKGFKVIGFDLDPRKPEFLSQKKSYIKHISEVKIAKAVDSGKFSATTDFSRLPEADAIIICVPTPLDEHREPDMTYIVNSSKMIQQYLRKGQFVSLESTTYPGTTDEILLPMFEEAPIVQGKTDAKKLVVGEDFYLAFSPEREDPNNPDYSTATIPKVVGGTTPKCLEIAKALYGNVIVKVVPVSSTAAAEATKILENVYRAINIALVNELKMVFDRMGIDVWEVIEAAKTKPFGFNAFYPGPGLGGHCIPIDPFYLTWKAREYDINTKFIELAGEVNTYQPYYVVERTREALDCKRKPLNGAKVLILGAAYKKDIDDMRESPSLKLIEIFREKGAEVSYNDPYVPKLPKTRKYEFQMDSVELTAENLGSFDAVVLSTDHTNYDYKFIAENAKIVVDSRNAFAKNGVKKENIYKA
- a CDS encoding N-acetyltransferase, with protein sequence MNYFKHESAYVDEPSEIGEGTKIWHFCHVQKNTKIGKNCVFGQNVNVANNVTIGNFCKIQNNVSIYEGVTLEDYVFCGPSMVFTNILDPKCKYPQVGAEYYVHTLVKEGASIGANATIVCGHTIGKHALIGAGAVVTKDVPNYALIIGNPGKVVGWVSEAGKKLQFDKDGFAYCEKSCKTYKIENGKVQEI
- a CDS encoding DegT/DnrJ/EryC1/StrS family aminotransferase, coding for MQVPLLDLKAQYNALKRELDSAMLRVAESQHFILGPEVDNFEKAMCEYIGCRYAYGVSSGTDALLLALMALEIKAGDEVIVPTYSFFATAGVVARLSAVPVFVDCDPVTFNIATEKIEEKITSKTKVIIPVHLYGQSAEMEKIMKIADRYGLKVVEDGAQAIGAEYKDGSKVGTIGHIGCFSFFPSKNLGCFGDGGLVTTNDNLIAERLHIMRVHGAKPKYYHKVIGGNFRIDAIQAAVLNVKLPYLNLWSAKRRQNAELYTRLFVKSGLASEEGKISFDNCDKVLLPSPVYKNSSLKNYHIYNQYIIRVENRDGLQAFLKEKGIGNEVYYPVPFHRQECFSKLNNEDSLYPNANFSAEHSLALPIYPELSNEQITYVVETIKEFIHL
- the gmd gene encoding GDP-mannose 4,6-dehydratase, producing MKKALITGITGQDGSYLTEILLEKGYEVHGIVRRSSSINTGRIDHLYNNPEIRNERLFLHYGDVVDTSNLNRILEKICPNEIYNLAAQSHVKVSFEVPDYTAQVDALGTLRFLDAIREVGIGRETKFYQASTSELFGKVQEVPQTENTPFYPRSPYGVAKLYGYWIIVNYREAYNLFACNGILFNHESPRRGETFVTRKITMAAAKIALGLQDRLVLGNLNSKRDWGFAPEYCEGMWRILQHEIPEDFVLATGETHTVREFTELTFKELGIELEWCGEEENEKGIIRRFDPTFIASFQNENFRTGHLKPGSCVVEVSSSYYRPTEVELLIGNASKAKESLGWSPKTKFEELVNIMIKSDLYKNIKN
- a CDS encoding N-acetyltransferase, which gives rise to MNFFKHESAYIDEPSEIGEGTKIWHFSHVQKNAKIGKNCVLGQNVNVANNVTIGDYCKIQNNVSIYEGVTLEDYVFCGPSMVFTNVLDPKCKYPQVGAEFYKPTLVKEGASIGANATIVCGHTLGRHCMIGAGAVVTKDVPDYALVVGNPGKIIGWVSEAGKKLEFNKDNLARCEKSGKTYKFEKNKVIEI